One window from the genome of Roseomonas haemaphysalidis encodes:
- a CDS encoding acyltransferase family protein, with product MPDLTPSSKPHFAYIDCLRGYAVLLVIGCHLVYSFPELPNPVRRLMVTGWFGVQLFFLASSLTLLMSWHSELRRNGRVSLRAFALRRFWRIAPAYYAAGLLYYLVQPPALGFDGLQVLRTAIFVNAWHPAWLTVPEAWYVVPGGWSISVEFAFYAVFPLFAALVTSLGRAWLALLACLGIGVVANLMAEQAFAGSYAPAAIENFLFFWFPNQLSIFALGGVLFFTLRNQPRLMGWVERHSTALALGAIVAFCLIAYLPWLGKYLGAMPWLPAGHVASLPLAVFALALSRHRGLLVNRAAAAMGAVSFSAYLLHFAVLHVVGLLPGLFMTRSAGVAAIAAYGLSFVACVALTFLLSKLSYHLIEQPGVALGKRLIARLRPSRVVATPVG from the coding sequence ATGCCTGATCTGACGCCATCGTCCAAACCGCACTTCGCTTATATCGACTGCCTGCGCGGCTATGCCGTGCTGCTGGTGATTGGCTGTCACCTTGTGTACAGCTTCCCGGAGTTGCCCAACCCGGTGCGGCGCCTGATGGTCACCGGCTGGTTCGGTGTGCAGTTGTTCTTCCTGGCCAGCAGCCTGACGCTGCTGATGTCCTGGCACAGCGAATTGCGGCGCAACGGCCGCGTCAGCCTCCGGGCATTTGCCCTGCGGCGGTTCTGGCGCATCGCGCCCGCCTATTATGCGGCAGGCCTGCTGTATTATCTGGTCCAGCCACCGGCGCTCGGCTTCGACGGCTTGCAGGTGTTGCGCACGGCGATCTTCGTCAATGCCTGGCACCCGGCCTGGCTTACCGTGCCCGAGGCCTGGTACGTGGTACCGGGCGGCTGGAGCATCAGCGTCGAATTCGCCTTTTACGCCGTGTTTCCGCTGTTCGCGGCACTGGTCACCAGCCTGGGCCGGGCCTGGCTGGCGTTGCTCGCTTGCCTCGGCATCGGCGTCGTCGCCAATCTGATGGCAGAGCAGGCCTTTGCCGGAAGCTACGCGCCGGCTGCCATCGAAAACTTCCTGTTCTTCTGGTTTCCCAATCAGCTCAGCATCTTCGCCCTCGGCGGCGTGCTGTTCTTCACCTTACGCAATCAACCACGGCTGATGGGTTGGGTGGAGCGGCACAGCACGGCGCTGGCGCTGGGTGCCATCGTCGCGTTTTGCCTGATCGCCTACCTGCCATGGCTGGGCAAGTACCTCGGCGCCATGCCGTGGCTGCCGGCGGGCCATGTGGCCAGCCTGCCCCTGGCCGTGTTCGCTTTGGCCCTGTCCCGCCATCGCGGCCTACTGGTCAACCGCGCCGCTGCGGCCATGGGTGCGGTGAGCTTCAGCGCCTACCTGCTGCATTTCGCGGTGCTGCACGTTGTTGGACTGCTGCCGGGGCTGTTCATGACGCGCTCCGCCGGCGTCGCCGCCATTGCCGCCTACGGCCTCAGCTTCGTCGCCTGCGTGGCGCTGACCTTCCTGCTGTCCAAGCTGTCCTACCACTTGATCGAGCAGCCGGGGGTGGCGCTGGGCAAGCGGCTGATCGCCCGCCTGCGCCCTAGCCGCGTGGTTGCCACACCGGTAGGCTGA
- a CDS encoding GNAT family N-acetyltransferase: MDLPPATPPALLLEDARVSVVAAPTVAFYRYLYNTVGQDYVWWLRRTASDAEIAAVLADPAVSIHVLYRGGAPAGFYELERRGGGHTNIAYFGLLPHAVGQGMGTAFLRHAVDEGWTRGTRQLTVNTCTADHPRALPNYRAAGFTETRRVREIWPVPVRLGLSVPERLRAG, translated from the coding sequence ATGGACCTGCCGCCCGCCACGCCGCCGGCACTGCTGCTCGAGGATGCGCGGGTTTCCGTGGTCGCGGCGCCCACGGTGGCGTTCTACCGCTACCTCTACAACACGGTGGGGCAGGACTACGTGTGGTGGCTGCGCCGCACCGCCAGCGATGCCGAGATCGCCGCCGTGCTGGCCGACCCGGCCGTATCCATCCACGTGCTGTACCGTGGCGGCGCGCCGGCCGGTTTCTACGAGCTGGAGAGGCGAGGCGGCGGCCACACCAACATCGCCTATTTCGGGCTGCTGCCGCATGCGGTGGGGCAGGGCATGGGCACCGCCTTTCTGCGCCACGCGGTCGACGAGGGCTGGACCCGCGGTACCCGTCAGCTGACGGTCAACACCTGCACCGCCGACCACCCCCGCGCGTTGCCCAACTACCGCGCCGCCGGCTTCACCGAAACGCGGCGCGTGCGCGAGATCTGGCCAGTGCCGGTGCGGCTCGGCCTCAGCGTGCCGGAGCGCCTGCGGGCGGGCTAG
- the rpoD gene encoding RNA polymerase sigma factor RpoD, whose translation MAKAAGGTETVETRDEAVEGALLDTLSAAVKKLVARGKERGYVTYDEFNASLPTEQVSSELIEDTMAMLSDMGINLVESEESEDGEGAAAKPAAKAEGAEEDEEEESEGGNVNEENLGRTDDPVRMYLREMGSVELLSREGEIAIAKRIEAGRDAMIGGLCESPLTLKAILTWHEAIKDGRMLLRDVIDLEATAAADGPDVPPPSAEAEEFEDGEEGEGMGLSLSALEEKLKPEALANFEEIEGLYGKLQKVQAKRMEAYAAGGGLADKSEQSYEKQRQELVLLVEKVHLHNNRIEELVDQLKGLNRRITGFEGQVLRMAEASKVKRDDFLSHWRGAEVDPGWMDRIATLPGKAWKSFVERSRDEAEAVRAQIGATAALTGLPVGEFKRVYAAVSRGERDMTQAKKEMIEANLRLVISIAKKYTNRGLQFLDLIQEGNIGLMKAVDKFEYRRGYKFSTYATWWIRQAITRSIADQARTIRIPVHMIETINKLVRTSRQMLHEIGREPQPEELAEKLGMPLEKVRKVLKIAKEPISLETPIGDEEDSHLGDFIEDKAAIIPLDAAIQTNLREATTRVLSSLTPREERVLRMRFGIGMNTDHTLEEVGQQFNVTRERIRQIEAKALRKLKHPSRSRKLRSFLDN comes from the coding sequence ATGGCAAAGGCGGCAGGCGGCACCGAGACGGTCGAGACCCGCGATGAAGCGGTGGAAGGCGCCCTGCTCGATACCCTGTCGGCCGCCGTCAAGAAGCTGGTCGCCCGCGGCAAGGAACGCGGCTACGTCACCTATGACGAGTTCAACGCCTCGCTGCCCACCGAGCAGGTGTCCTCCGAGCTGATCGAGGACACCATGGCGATGCTCAGCGACATGGGCATCAACCTCGTGGAATCCGAGGAGTCCGAGGACGGCGAGGGCGCGGCGGCCAAGCCCGCCGCCAAGGCCGAGGGCGCCGAGGAGGACGAGGAAGAGGAATCCGAGGGCGGCAACGTCAACGAGGAGAACCTCGGCCGCACCGACGACCCGGTGCGCATGTACCTGCGCGAGATGGGCAGCGTGGAGCTGCTGTCGCGCGAGGGCGAGATCGCCATCGCCAAGCGGATCGAGGCCGGGCGCGACGCCATGATCGGCGGGCTGTGCGAAAGCCCGCTGACGCTCAAGGCCATCCTGACCTGGCACGAGGCCATCAAGGATGGCCGCATGCTGCTGCGCGACGTGATCGACCTGGAGGCGACCGCCGCCGCCGATGGCCCCGACGTGCCGCCGCCTTCCGCCGAGGCGGAGGAGTTCGAGGACGGCGAGGAGGGCGAGGGCATGGGCCTGTCCCTGTCCGCCCTGGAAGAAAAGCTGAAGCCTGAGGCGCTGGCGAACTTCGAGGAGATCGAGGGCCTCTACGGCAAGCTGCAGAAGGTGCAGGCCAAGCGCATGGAGGCCTATGCCGCCGGCGGCGGGCTAGCCGACAAGAGCGAGCAGTCCTACGAGAAGCAGCGCCAGGAGCTGGTGCTGCTGGTGGAGAAGGTGCACCTCCACAACAACCGCATCGAGGAGCTGGTGGACCAGCTCAAGGGCCTCAACCGCCGCATCACCGGCTTCGAGGGCCAGGTGCTGCGCATGGCCGAGGCCAGCAAGGTCAAGCGCGACGACTTCCTGAGCCATTGGCGCGGCGCCGAGGTGGACCCCGGCTGGATGGACCGCATCGCCACGCTGCCGGGCAAGGCCTGGAAGAGCTTCGTGGAACGCTCGCGCGACGAGGCGGAGGCGGTGCGCGCGCAGATCGGCGCGACCGCCGCCCTGACCGGCCTGCCGGTGGGCGAGTTCAAGCGGGTCTACGCCGCCGTGTCGCGCGGCGAGCGCGACATGACCCAGGCCAAGAAGGAGATGATCGAGGCGAACCTGCGCCTCGTGATCTCCATCGCCAAGAAATACACCAACCGCGGCCTGCAGTTCCTGGACCTGATCCAGGAAGGCAATATCGGCCTGATGAAGGCGGTCGATAAGTTCGAGTACCGCCGCGGCTACAAGTTCTCGACCTACGCCACGTGGTGGATCCGCCAGGCCATCACCCGCTCTATCGCGGACCAGGCGCGGACCATCCGCATCCCGGTCCACATGATCGAGACGATCAACAAGCTGGTCCGCACCTCGCGCCAGATGCTGCACGAGATCGGCCGCGAGCCGCAGCCGGAGGAACTGGCCGAGAAGCTCGGCATGCCGCTGGAAAAGGTCCGCAAGGTCCTGAAGATCGCCAAGGAGCCGATCTCCCTCGAAACGCCGATCGGCGACGAGGAGGACAGCCACCTCGGCGACTTCATCGAGGACAAGGCCGCGATCATCCCGCTGGATGCGGCGATCCAGACCAACCTGCGCGAGGCGACGACCCGCGTTCTGTCCTCCCTGACGCCGCGCGAGGAGCGGGTGCTGCGCATGCGCTTCGGCATCGGCATGAACACCGACCATACGCTGGAAGAGGTCGGCCAGCAGTTCAACGTGACGCGCGAGCGTATCCGGCAGATCGAGGCCAAGGCCTTGCGCAAGCTCAAGCACCCCAGCCGCTCGCGCAAGCTGCGGTCGTTCCTGGACAACTGA
- the dnaG gene encoding DNA primase: MALPPNFLDELRARTPLPALIGRKTKVTRSGRQWKACCPFHGEKTPSFYIYDDHFHCFGCGAHGDAIAFVMQAEGASFPEAVERLANEAGLDVPKATPQQAKREAEQRDLHAVLEAAAEAFQRRLRLPEGRAGLDYLLKRGLSEDTIRRFGLGWSGGGRGALAADLKPLGIETRQLVEAGLMREGEGDSPPADLFFNRVMFPIRDRRGRLVSFGGRVLGDGQPKYVNGPETPLFSKRRNLYGIDLARDAAFKQKARVVVAEGYMDVIALHQAGFGGAVAPLGTALTEEQLTELWRMVPEPVLCFDGDGAGTRAAARSAELALPLISTERMLAFVALPAGEDPDSLVKKGGPGAFQALLDSAKPLSGVLFDMLAARHPGATPEARAALKHALEDASAQIADKALGAEYRRLLIDRFYESGRRPREQRAFVPNQGGAWKKGGRAGPPALNLPAPGIDNTQAARERARCLLAITLGHPWLLPEVEEALHQLELPPDSEEAALCAGILGWFSQSETLEAAALQAYLADTAPGPLGWALAPGGAGTRLGAPDAQPAEVSRAWWHFFGFLRGEDALREDFEAAQRDWIAANDAPSQNRMLRLMEALMAQRRGDMDDDDAEPAGAL; the protein is encoded by the coding sequence ATGGCGCTCCCCCCCAATTTCCTCGACGAGCTGCGCGCCCGCACCCCCTTGCCGGCGCTGATCGGCCGCAAGACCAAGGTCACGCGCTCTGGCCGCCAGTGGAAGGCCTGCTGCCCCTTCCATGGGGAAAAGACGCCCTCCTTCTATATCTATGACGACCACTTCCACTGCTTCGGCTGCGGCGCGCATGGCGATGCCATCGCCTTTGTCATGCAGGCCGAGGGCGCCTCCTTTCCCGAGGCCGTGGAACGTCTGGCCAACGAGGCGGGGCTCGATGTCCCCAAGGCCACGCCGCAGCAGGCCAAGCGCGAGGCCGAGCAGCGCGACCTGCATGCCGTCCTGGAAGCCGCCGCGGAAGCTTTCCAGCGCCGGCTGCGCCTGCCGGAAGGGCGGGCCGGGCTGGATTACCTGCTGAAGCGTGGGCTGAGCGAGGACACCATCCGCCGCTTCGGCCTGGGCTGGTCGGGCGGCGGCCGCGGCGCCCTGGCGGCCGACCTGAAGCCGCTGGGCATCGAAACGCGGCAGCTGGTGGAAGCCGGGCTGATGCGGGAAGGGGAGGGCGACTCCCCGCCGGCCGACCTGTTCTTCAACCGCGTGATGTTCCCGATCCGCGACCGGCGCGGGCGGCTGGTGTCCTTTGGCGGGCGGGTGCTGGGCGACGGGCAGCCGAAATACGTCAATGGGCCGGAAACGCCGCTGTTTTCCAAGCGGCGCAACCTCTACGGCATCGACCTGGCCCGCGATGCCGCCTTCAAGCAGAAGGCGCGTGTGGTGGTGGCCGAGGGCTACATGGACGTCATCGCCCTGCACCAGGCGGGGTTCGGTGGCGCCGTCGCCCCGCTCGGCACGGCGCTGACCGAGGAGCAGCTGACCGAGCTGTGGCGCATGGTGCCCGAGCCGGTGCTGTGCTTCGACGGCGACGGCGCCGGGACCCGCGCCGCCGCGCGTTCCGCCGAGCTGGCGCTGCCGCTGATCTCCACCGAGCGGATGCTGGCCTTCGTGGCGCTGCCGGCGGGGGAGGACCCCGATTCGCTGGTCAAGAAAGGCGGGCCGGGGGCGTTCCAGGCCCTGCTGGACAGTGCCAAGCCGTTGTCCGGCGTGCTGTTCGACATGCTGGCCGCCCGCCACCCCGGCGCCACGCCCGAGGCCCGCGCGGCCCTGAAGCATGCCCTGGAAGACGCGTCCGCGCAGATCGCCGACAAGGCGCTGGGCGCCGAATACCGCCGCCTGCTGATCGACCGCTTTTATGAATCCGGCCGCCGGCCACGCGAACAGCGGGCCTTCGTGCCCAACCAGGGCGGTGCCTGGAAGAAGGGTGGCCGCGCCGGCCCACCGGCACTGAACCTGCCGGCGCCCGGCATCGACAACACCCAGGCGGCGCGGGAGCGGGCGCGCTGCCTGCTGGCCATCACGCTGGGCCACCCCTGGCTGCTGCCGGAGGTAGAGGAAGCGCTGCACCAGCTGGAGCTGCCGCCGGACAGCGAGGAGGCAGCGCTGTGCGCCGGCATCCTCGGCTGGTTCTCGCAGTCCGAAACGCTGGAAGCCGCCGCCTTGCAGGCCTACCTCGCCGACACGGCGCCGGGCCCGCTGGGCTGGGCGCTGGCGCCGGGCGGCGCCGGCACGCGGCTGGGCGCGCCGGACGCGCAGCCGGCCGAGGTGTCGCGCGCGTGGTGGCACTTCTTCGGCTTTCTGCGGGGCGAGGACGCCTTGCGCGAGGACTTCGAGGCGGCGCAGCGGGACTGGATCGCGGCCAACGACGCCCCGTCGCAGAACCGCATGCTGCGGTTGATGGAGGCGCTGATGGCGCAGCGCCGCGGCGACATGGACGACGACGACGCGGAGCCCGCCGGCGCCCTGTAG
- a CDS encoding GatB/YqeY domain-containing protein: MTLRTRFMDEMKASMKAGTAARTSTIRMVMAKLKDTDIAARPTGVEQVPEEQIVSMLRGMVKSRRESVEMYQKGNRPELAEKEEAEIAVIEGFLPQQMDDAALQAAVDEAVATTGAASIKDMGKVMAELRAKHAATMDMAKAGPLVKAKLGA; this comes from the coding sequence ATGACCCTGCGCACCCGCTTCATGGACGAGATGAAGGCCTCAATGAAGGCCGGCACCGCCGCACGCACCTCCACTATCCGCATGGTCATGGCCAAGCTGAAGGACACCGACATCGCAGCCCGCCCGACCGGCGTGGAGCAGGTGCCGGAGGAGCAGATCGTCTCCATGCTGCGCGGCATGGTCAAGTCGCGCCGCGAAAGCGTCGAGATGTACCAGAAGGGCAACCGCCCCGAGCTGGCGGAGAAGGAGGAGGCCGAGATCGCGGTGATCGAGGGCTTCCTGCCGCAGCAGATGGACGACGCCGCATTGCAGGCGGCGGTGGACGAGGCCGTGGCCACCACAGGCGCCGCCAGCATCAAGGACATGGGCAAGGTGATGGCGGAACTCCGCGCCAAGCACGCGGCCACCATGGACATGGCCAAGGCCGGCCCGCTGGTGAAGGCGAAGCTGGGCGCCTGA
- the carA gene encoding glutamine-hydrolyzing carbamoyl-phosphate synthase small subunit: MRSVEDILSLIGGADAAAQKCGIGTEAVRKWRQSRAIPPKHWPAIIAATGLTLADMPIGTTAPTLTEAESPMQADTQEQPPAGATAALVLGDGSVFWGIGFGARTSSVGEICFNTGMTGYQETLTDPSYAGQIITFTFPHIGNVGANPEDSESITPAARGLVVKLDITEPANYRATRHLDDWLKSYGIPGIAGIDTRALTLRIRDGGAPNGVLAFPADGKFDLAALRAQAAGWPGLEGMDLAKDVSCRQSYNWTEGLWSWGTGHDKAPARKHKVVAVDYGAKQNILRCLADAGCDVTVVPATATAEDILSHNPDGVFLSNGPGDPAATGTYAVPAIQGVLAAEKPVFGICLGHQLLALALGAKTYKLERGHRGANQPVQDMATGKVEITSQNHGFAVDDASLPEGVTVTHRSLFDGSNEGIAAVNKRAFSVQYHPEASPGPSDSHYLFHRFVEMIEKQKA, translated from the coding sequence ATGCGGTCCGTCGAAGACATCCTGAGCCTGATCGGTGGCGCCGACGCCGCCGCGCAGAAGTGCGGCATCGGCACCGAGGCCGTGCGCAAATGGCGCCAGTCCCGCGCCATCCCGCCCAAGCACTGGCCGGCCATCATCGCCGCCACCGGCCTGACCCTGGCGGATATGCCGATCGGCACCACTGCCCCTACCCTGACCGAAGCGGAGAGCCCCATGCAGGCCGATACCCAAGAGCAGCCCCCCGCCGGCGCCACCGCCGCCCTGGTGCTGGGCGACGGCAGCGTGTTCTGGGGCATCGGCTTCGGCGCGCGCACCAGCAGTGTCGGCGAGATCTGCTTCAACACCGGCATGACGGGGTATCAGGAAACGCTGACCGACCCGTCCTATGCCGGGCAGATCATCACCTTCACCTTTCCGCATATCGGCAACGTCGGCGCCAACCCCGAGGACAGCGAGAGCATCACCCCCGCCGCGCGCGGGCTGGTGGTGAAGCTGGATATCACCGAACCCGCCAATTACCGCGCCACGCGCCACCTGGACGACTGGTTGAAGAGCTACGGCATCCCGGGCATCGCCGGCATCGACACCCGCGCGCTGACGCTGCGCATCCGCGACGGCGGCGCGCCCAACGGCGTGCTGGCCTTTCCGGCGGACGGGAAGTTCGACCTCGCCGCCCTGCGCGCCCAGGCCGCCGGCTGGCCGGGGCTGGAAGGCATGGACCTGGCCAAGGACGTGTCCTGCCGCCAGTCCTATAACTGGACCGAGGGGCTGTGGTCCTGGGGCACGGGCCACGACAAGGCACCGGCCAGGAAGCACAAGGTCGTGGCCGTCGATTACGGCGCCAAGCAGAACATCCTGCGCTGCCTGGCGGACGCCGGCTGCGACGTGACCGTGGTGCCCGCCACCGCGACGGCCGAGGACATCCTGTCGCACAACCCGGATGGCGTGTTCCTGTCCAACGGCCCCGGCGACCCGGCGGCGACCGGCACCTACGCCGTGCCCGCCATCCAGGGCGTGCTGGCGGCCGAGAAGCCGGTCTTCGGCATCTGCCTGGGCCACCAGCTGCTGGCGCTGGCGCTGGGCGCCAAGACCTACAAGCTCGAGCGCGGCCACCGCGGCGCCAACCAGCCGGTGCAGGACATGGCGACCGGCAAGGTGGAGATCACCTCGCAGAACCACGGCTTCGCGGTGGACGACGCCAGCCTGCCGGAGGGCGTGACCGTGACCCACCGCTCGCTGTTCGACGGTTCCAACGAGGGCATCGCCGCCGTGAACAAGCGGGCGTTCTCCGTGCAGTACCACCCCGAGGCCAGCCCGGGGCCGAGCGACAGCCACTACCTGTTCCACCGTTTCGTCGAGATGATCGAGAAGCAGAAGGCATGA
- a CDS encoding SDR family NAD(P)-dependent oxidoreductase yields the protein MTSMVPSGMFDLSGRVAVVTGGNGGIGLGMARGLAAAGAWVAVVGRNAEKNKAAVAELGEDSFAIQADLTEKDAADRVIAQVVEQAGGIDILVNNAGTNIRRLPQDVTDEDWHAVMDANLTSAMRMSRAAYPHLKANGRGRVISIGSMMSIFGLPLSPAYGASKGGIVQYTRSLAVAWGPDGITANAILPGWIETELTAGAKRDIPDLNDRVLARTPQKRWGNPGDFAGIAAFLASDAAAFVTGTAIPVDGGLSVHG from the coding sequence ATGACCAGCATGGTTCCCTCGGGCATGTTCGACCTCAGCGGGCGCGTGGCGGTGGTGACCGGCGGCAATGGCGGCATCGGGCTCGGCATGGCGCGCGGGCTGGCGGCGGCCGGCGCCTGGGTCGCCGTGGTCGGCCGCAATGCCGAGAAGAACAAGGCCGCCGTGGCGGAGCTGGGCGAGGACAGCTTCGCCATCCAGGCCGACCTGACCGAGAAGGACGCCGCCGACCGCGTGATCGCGCAGGTGGTGGAACAGGCCGGCGGCATCGACATCCTGGTCAACAATGCCGGCACCAATATCCGCCGCCTGCCGCAGGACGTGACGGACGAGGATTGGCACGCCGTGATGGATGCCAACCTCACCAGCGCCATGCGGATGAGCCGCGCGGCCTATCCGCACCTCAAGGCGAACGGGCGCGGGCGCGTCATCTCCATCGGCTCGATGATGTCGATCTTCGGCCTGCCGCTCTCGCCCGCCTACGGCGCCAGCAAGGGCGGCATCGTGCAGTACACGCGCTCCCTTGCGGTCGCCTGGGGTCCGGACGGCATCACCGCCAACGCCATCCTGCCCGGCTGGATCGAGACGGAACTGACCGCCGGCGCCAAGCGCGACATCCCCGACCTGAACGACCGCGTGCTCGCCCGCACGCCGCAGAAGCGCTGGGGCAACCCCGGCGACTTCGCCGGCATCGCGGCCTTCCTGGCCAGCGACGCCGCCGCCTTTGTCACCGGCACCGCCATCCCCGTGGATGGCGGCCTGTCGGTGCACGGCTGA